AAAAAGCCCCGATTTTAGATGTGACCTGTAGTTTCATTCCAGTTTGtttttgtctgtcttgtttAGACACCAACTTTTTAATTCTTGCATTTTAGTAAGAAAGCTACGTTTTTATGGATGTTAGAAACTTACTGACCTAATATTTGTAAGTGGTCTGTTTGGGCGAGTACAATTTAATTATGTAATGCagtgtttcaaaacaaatttagCTGTTTTTTTGATGTATAACGTCCCTAACTTGATGGCAGTGTACCTTGTGCCACTGAATTCCCAAAGTGTACCaacttttttttactgtgcttcAAATAAATAGAAAACTAAATGTAGTAACTCTTCTTGCCATTCGTGGTTAAACATATGAGGCTAAATACCACACCTTCCGCAGTAAACCAAGAGTCTGAAGTAGAGGTCCAACTAGACCAGGGTGTGGAACTGTAGTGAAGAGTGAGATCTGTTCCCATAATGCCTCTAGCTTAAGATTGGGTCAAATAGTAGCCTAACTTTCTAGTAGGTGCAGATTTTTTGAGCATTAATTGTGCTGCAATAAGGAAGCAAATGGAAATCTTGCAAGTGCTGTAAGATACAATAATTAAAGCTACACTGCCAGCAGTGTAGTATGTAATGAATTGCATATATTAGCTACGGATAATGGGTGGTGGGATGGTAGCACTTACCACCTTGGCAGTTACTGCTTGGAATCTTTTAAAGACTTTAAGCAGAAGACTAGCAAcggttattttaaaataaattcatagaATGACTTGTATTGGCTGACTTCCTAACTAAAGGATTGTTAATGTGATATTTATATGCTCTTAAACTGTCTGAGATTACAGGATCTGGCCTTTCTCCGTATTGTATACTTACCTGAAATTGCTTGGCAAAAAGACCAGAAGTGTTACTTGAGTGATTAAGGTTAACTTGCTTATGTCCTCATGCTAACTGAGTGGACTAATTTGCATAGTTCAGCATACAATTATTTGTATTATGGGGACTGCAGGAACTATTCTTAAATCATGTAGCTGGTGGGCAAATCCTAAAAACCTGtatgtaaaatacagaaattagcTTGCTTGCATGATGGTTATCGCTCTTTTATTGTTGATGTTTGGAGATAATGCATCAAAAGTAGTATCTGAATCTGGAGTTTAATAGTTAATACTACACAGTACAAATAAACTCCCTTTAAGGTTCTTTTGTAGAAGATTTGATGAATTTGTTAGCTTGCTGTTCATTTTATTAAGCCCCAGAAGAATTTCAAAGCATTCTGGACTCATTGATAAGGTAGTTGCTTTGCTTATTATTACATTGTACCAGATAAGCTGGGAACGTGACTTCCCAGTGTAAAATACCTTGTTGTTGATGCAGGATACATCAACCTGCTTGGCATAAAGTAGGTAAACTTAGTTTGGCTGTACCTTCACAGGATTCCCCAACTACCGAGCATTCTGTGAGTAGCTTTAATCTTCTAAAGATCTTTCTATTCCTTGTGCTAAGCATTGGCTAATTCTAAATTCTATGCTAAATTTTCTCTGCGGTTAAAACTTTAGTGTCAGATTACAGTATTTTAGAGTGCAGATGATGATCCCTCTTGAAGTACTCACTGTTAAGTGCTGTTACtccttaaatgaaaaaatagcatGTTGTGAAATGCTGATACAAGGTAACACTGACTTGGAATGTTAAGCGCACTAAATAGCGACTCAGCTTGTTTAGTGAATGCTACTTTTCCCAGAAAAGTTTGGGGGTTGATAACATGCTACAACAATGAATTGCTCTTCAGGAAATCCCGAATTGGCAGTTCCTAAACTGCAGACCGAGTATTTGGGAGTACTTGTATTGGATACTTAGTTTAAAAATCAGCAGTACCGATGCAATTTGCTTTGTTGAAGTAGTACTAAATAATGCATATGTTTTCTGGAGGGTGTTCATGGGACACCCGCAAAAGGTGAAGGTGTTTGAGATGGGGAATTCTGAACGtaaacattaaattaattttttcagtttatttttcagattacaTGTCATTCTTTATTAAAGAGATGCTGGTGCATATCCTAAAGTATGTTCTTTTGTAGTTCTGTAACTTGGAAGAGTGAAGGATGCTGATGTCCTTGTACCTTACAGAGGTTGTCTTTTGGTACCCCTGTTTTGTACGTAAGCTACTGTTGCTAGGTACTAAAAATAGCTTGAGTTGCAAAACCCTGATTAGTAAATACATTGAAAGATTTGGCAGTTTTCAAAACATCTGAAAGTTTGGTTAAATCTAGCTTTGTAGCTGCATAAGCAGAATTTCTAAAACAAGTTCTGCTTTGAGTTGCATGTATTAAACAGGCATACAATTAACTAGCCAGCTTCTTTTCAAGACCTTTTAAAGGTGGTGTCTTAAAAGCTGGCAAACATGTCAACTTTAAAATCTGAAGTTGCTAAATGTGGGAGGTGAAAAAGTTACGTTCCTTTGATCTGTTCCTATGAGGTTTTggacttttttcattaaatcagATTTATATAATTGAATCTTTAAAACGATTTAGAAAAGAGCTTTGTTGGTCAGACCTGGTTTTGGATGGTCTGGATCACATAATGCATTTTTGTACTGGACTTGGAGGACATTGGCTGTTGCAATTTAGCTTGCTTTATCAAAATTTGAGCCCATTTTGACACGTAGATCTCTAAAAACTGCAGCATGTAGAAACTGGTATCGTTACACATACATCTTCACGCTTTCTCAGAAATGAATATAGAATAATCTTATCTTCTGGTGTAGACACATTACATTAATCATTTATACAGCTGATGAGAAACTGAAACTGCTTTTGAGattttgtggtatttttgtGGTAGAAAAAATCTTGGCTTCTCCTTGGCAACCATTTACTGTGGCAGCAAGTTTTTGCTGGAGTTTGAGACTGCAATTTACACTTAAAACTAGTGGCCTGCTACATAACTGCACTTAGCCAGCATTTCTGCAGTTCATAACTGTGAGGAACGTAGTACCACAAATGGCAATGGACATTAGGACCCGGATGTAGTATTCCTGCTTGCTCCAAGATTCTCATTGCCGACTGCGTACAGGTAGGTAACAAGCAATATAATATAACTTGGTGACTTTCTATGTAATCTTATACTGTGGGTATTCTGACATCACACTTCTGACTGTGGAATTACAGTGCAGCACTCTTCATACCTGTATGTTAAGCTTGCATCAAAGCTGCGTGGTTTTCGGTTTTAAGCTTTGTCTTGTTCAGAGTCAATAAGCAACCTAACTGTGATTCTTAGATAAGTATTTTCAGACCCGATTCCTTTGTACATGTGACTCGGCTTGTGTGGATTTTTCTTGGTTCCGATGTAACGAAGATATTCTTAGATGAGCTCTGTGGGGAAGAGGGAATGTGATCTTAAGCTCACTTAACTAGTCAACTAGGTGCTATCGGTGCCTAGAAAAGGACTGTTTAAACTTTCTTTAGTGACAAAATGGCCCATCTGCAGCGCATCCCTTCGTAGAATCTTGGCTCGGTAGGAAATGCGTTAGTAATCGCTGCTCTAGCCTTGTGTGCACTGCGTGATAGTCACTTTAAGCTTGCTAATACAGTCAGCTTTGAGACtgatttggaatatttttgagGACGTAAAAATGAGTGCTTGAATGAATGTCCCCATGAGTAGTTTCACAGAGCTTATTGGACATCTCAGTtgtctttattttgtcttcGATTGACAAGCGTAATGCATTCCTCTGCCTTTAATTGACAGTGATGagattctgtatttctgcaatgTAGTCATCTTGGTAGTGTAATGCTCAACTTAATTTTTCATCAGTCTTGGGGATGTAATTCTAAACTCTTCATTACTAGAAATACTGAATGTAGTGTTTCAGGATTAACATGCTTACATTTCCAGACATCCAGACGTGCTGATCTCCAGCTCTTTTGCATTAGCTCTTGAACCTGAATTTCAAGGTCCTGTGTTTCAGCACATGATCTAGCTCTTGTCTGATGTTCAGTTTATTTGAGAGGTGTTGTAACATGTTTTCCCGCTTATTCTGCAAAGTTCTGCTTTGCATACTTGTTTCTGGTATTACTGTCATGTTCGGACCCTTCTGTGTTATCTTCCAGGCAAGACTCTTGCTGGTGAACAGGGGATCTGCTGGACAGCCTTGCCCTCTGCTGTAGCTATCTTCTCATGTTCCATTGAAAGCTTGAAGTAGCAGCTGCACCTTAAGATCATAATAACAGGTCTTTGGTTACACCACAGTGAGTGTAGCCGAACTCTAGCTAGTCGAGCAGTGACACCGCTTGTCACAAAGTCAGTTTGGCTTTTCGTGATGGCTTACTCTTACCTGTGACTAGAATTCAGTAGCAAAACTGATGGCAGTATGTGTACTGTCACGTACACGAATTATTAATCTTTAAACCAGTGCTCAGATCTGACTAGTTTTTCCAGTGTGCTCTGGATACTTGACCTGCAGGAATGTCATGGAGGGGTTATTGGCACATCTGCCTTGTTCTGCGTACTTGCACTAGCAGGTTTTTGACACTCTTGGAGCAAGCAATTTGTGACTGAACCATGGGTCTCATACCAGCTCTGACTGTCTGCAGTAATGAAACTTGGTGTGGTAGCTAACTTAAAAGCAAATAGCCATGTCTGCTCTAAGTCAGTCTGTAACAAGTGGGTACAAGAAATGACATTAAAGTGCTTGCATTGTGTTTCATCTTGGTTTTATCTGTGTGTGAAATACACTTTTTCTCAAAAGCTGATCTGAAGCTCAGAAGTGTGGTGTCAGAATACATATGCGTACCTGCTAGGCCCTCAGATCCAGATACTGGTGCTGTCAGGAGAGAGCACAGCATAGCGTGTATGGGGGCTTTACTGTAACATTAAGCATACAAAGTGTTGATTTGCTTGCAGTTTTCCCCATAGCTAAACACTGAGGCCTGTGAGTAGTTTTAGGACTGAGCAGTAATGGGGTTGCATGTCTCTGTTAATCATTGCCAGCTGCAGTGACATGATCAGGAAGGCCAGTGTTTTGTTCCATTATGTTAAATGAGGCTAAGCATGTTGGAAAGGATGCATAAAAAGTATGCTGTTCTGGGTAATTACTTGGTTTCTTCCACTACTAGCAAGTTTGGAATCAGCTAATtagcttcagatttttttctctccatacCAGCTAGTGGGGCTCTTAAATAGCTGcttactggaaaaggaaaaaaagggaggattGGCCTTCTCCCACCTCTGTCATTGCTGCTAGGTAATGATTGACATGTTAGGACTTGGCTGTGCAATCCCGCAGTGGTCTGTGAATACCCCATCTCTGTAAATGTTGCTTCTGAACACCAGTACTGAAGAGCTAACTGGGGAGGGTTGGGAGGAGTGTGGCTGTAAGTGAATCTGGAGTGTTAAAAGGATGCACAAAGATATAGTATCCCTTATGCATGGTGTTTGTTGCTATGGCATAGAAAACAAAACGTGCATACTATACTTCTGCTCCTGAGGGCCATGATAAAACCCAGGTGGTGGGTTTGAGACTAAACTTGACCTTCGCCCTGCCTGGTCAGATCCCATTGTGACCATGGTGTGATTTGCCTCCCAACTAGAGGTGTGCACAGAACCTTGTACTACATCCCTAGCTGCTGGCCATTGCAGTTTGCCCTCAAGTCACTATAGCAAAAGGGTGGGTCTTCAGAGGGGAAGAATCTGTTGCCGAGAGCAAAAGCAGTAGACCGACAATGACAATGCTAACCTCGAGTGTCTTCCTTTGGCTGTTGAAGCACTTCTAGGACTATTGAACTTCAGGGCTGCTAGGAGTCAGGGACGTTGCACTCCTTCatgaggggaagaaagagggcGTTACTACAGGAGACAAACTAGGGTAAAAGAGTTGAAGTAGCTTGACAAAATCAATGCCTTCACATAAGGGATAGTATACCTCTGGCTGCAATCAAACTTCATTGTACTCAGACTGGTGATTTACGGTTTGTGCTCAGACAAGGTGCAGTTCTTCAGTCAACTACCTGCATATTCCTTCATCTCTTTACAAGTGTTTAGGCTAGCCTATCTCTGCCCCTTATTCTTCCACTTAATATTTTGGAATAATTTGTAAATTCCCCCTCATAACTAATCAGTCCATGTATCttaaaaccttatttttaagttaGTTTTGAAATGGTCAGAATTTTCTGTGTATTACTATAATAACTTCAGTTGTTATCCTTTAGGTGAAGATGAAAGCTGAGTGAAACCGGAGTGCTCATCCATGGAAAGTAAGCATAACTTCTAGTCTTGTTCCGAATGGGTGAAATAATAAAGGCTTCTGGAAGCATGATGTTCAGTCACTGAGTACCTTTGAATTGGCGATTATTGAGAAATTGGGATGAGTGAATACATGAAATGTGTAGGGTAGAGCTTAGTACCTGCTGTCAAGCTGGGGGGTTAAGCATCCAGACTCCATCTGGGCTTGGTATCTTGACAGCAGTGGTTAAAAACACCGTTCTAGACGTGGGTTTGTACAAAAGGCTTCAAAATCACTGTGAGTAtaacttctgaatatttttgcagTTCAGGAGCTGAGCATGAGCACATCCAGCATGATGCCCAGTGATCTGTGGAGGGACCAGGAGAACAAGTGAACAAGTAGGTAGCTGATGTCCTTACAGTACTTTAAGAGCTCGGTAGCCTGTCACCCTGCGATGTATTATGTAGTTCCTGCCTGAAATTTGCGTTTGATTGATCtcaattttatataaaatttctGAATCTTTCTTTTGTAGAGCCAAGATATAACCATTGTTTGAGGGTTTTCAGCCCTGCACCATCAAATAAATGCTGTCCTCTGAATGCCATAGGTGGTCAAACAAGAAACAACCATTTCTACTTTCTGGCTCCAGTGAAAGGGGTGCAAATGGGGTGGGTGATCAGTAAGGAAAAAGGGGAACAATAGAGCAGCTGCTTCTCAAACATTAATTTAAGTAGAAGTTGTTAAAAAGctacttttctgaaatactttaatGAACATTGAACTTTCAAAATAACCTGGAAGATGAATTAGCATGTAGAAGAGCACAAGCAGATCGTGATTTAGGGAAATAAACTAACCTGCAGAGCTGGAATTAATGAAATTTTCCCTCTAATTTATACTTTAAACTACAAGGGGGAAGGTCAGATATTTAAAAACTTGTGTGAGGAGCAACATGCAAAGAACCTTAACTCACGAGTGACGGGTAAGTAACAGCTTAGATACGCCGCAACTGAACCTGTCAAGACGTGAGGCCAGTGAGATTCAATTGGTGGACTCCTGTTGAATTGCGTGTGACTCGTCACTGCTGCTCCTGATTTTTGGGGTGGTAAAACACAAAGCCATTTCAGATCTTTGAAAGTCACAAAGTATATGGAAATGTGAATGCCCTTCATTTAATCTCAAGTCTGATGTGAGAACTTAGGATCCTAGAGAACGTTTGGCAGGTGCATGGCCTGTTGTGATCGCTGATTCCCTTTCTGTGTCATTACGTGTGACTTCTGCTGGTGTTTCTCATGTTCTTGCTAACTGTGTGCTTTGCACTTGCAGCAGAAGATGAAGTCCGAATGCAGTGAAGAGGAGCCAGGAACAtactatgtttaaaaataaaatatttatttgtttttataaatgacTTCTGTTTTATTCCAGAGTGTATTAAATGAGTAAGCAATCTGGTGGCTTCATGTGGTATGGATGGATTTGGGAAATGCTGCCACAGATGGGGCTGTAGAGGGATCACGGAACATGCTTGGCATGCTGGAGTGGGAAGGGCTTGGGTCGTTGGATCCCGCTCTATAGCGTGACGAGCACGTGAAGGGTAACCACTCATAGCTAATACAAAACTGTCAGGTACATGGTACTGGGGAAGTTTCATTAACAAAGCAGAGTAACAATGGTCAGAACTTCTGTAGCTCCGTTCCTGATGGCTCCGTACTGTTTTACAGCAGTAAGTGTAGCTGAGTGTCCTCGGTGCCCACCTCCGCTCCCCTGGCACGCGCAGGGCTGCTTGGACGAGCAGTGGCGGTTGGACCCGTCACCAGGGTCTCGGGGcttgggcagggggagagggcCCCGGTGGCAGTGGGGGGGAGGTTGCTGCTGCATTGAAAGATTCTTGCTTTTAGCTTTCTTGTGCAATCAAGCTGTTGGGTCCAGGGTAATCTGAGCTATTTGAACTCTGATTTGACTTCTTGATGTTACTGTCCTGATCCTGAAAAGGCTTCGGCAGGAAGAGGTTTTGTGGTTCCTCAGTAGCTGCCCTGCATGGGGCTGGGTCACAGTGTCTTTGTCTCCACAGCTATGGCAAGCTTatgcagcctttttttcctcaaattctgttattttccaGTAGCTTGTCCTAATTTCTTTTCTACTGTCGCAGTTTGTATGCAAAACTGTTCCAACCTAAATGCAATTCTGGCATTCAGTGTGCTGAACTTCACCTCCTACAACTCCCTTTATAACAAGCCATGTTGTGCTTTCTGTATTGAAAGGGGATGGGGTTTCGAGAGTGGTGAAAAGCCCcctgatttctgtgtctgtcaGTCTCATCGCCTGGTAGGTGACTGGTTTTCCTCTAACGCTGGGGGGTTGCTGTCCTCTGGCTGGTAAAGCTGCTCACTTGTTTCAGTAGGTAGCtcctgtaattaaaaaaacccagaggcTGAGAGCAGGTAGGAGGTACCACGTGGATGGTGGTGGAGTTCTGTCCCAGCCACGCAGCAGTGTTTGTCTGCTGTTGTGTCCTGCCACGGGGGGCTTCTCTGAGTCTGtggtgctgtgctggggctTGGGAAGGGTGCGGGTGGTGTGAGCCCAGGCAGGCCAGTGACTGGCTGCCTGtcagcagtgctggggcagccctgggctcGGCCCTGGCCCCCTGGGACAGGCAAACATGCAGTCAAAGGGTTTTGCAATGTTTGCACAAAAAGCAACCTCTGTCCTGGCTGGGAGCGGGCTCTGTTCTGTGGTGGGGGTGAAACTCGGCTCTTGGAGAAAGGGGACGCTTTTTAAGCTGAAGGAAGACAATTTTGGCAGGCGGGTGTATCCCAGGCTTGAACAATGCATGCTTCCTGCGGTAACGAAGTGCACTGAAGCCACTACTGCATGTGCGAGGGCGCAGAGCTGCCTCTGTCccttgtttggggtttgggttttttttttaaattccttttccCCCAAGGGGCTTTCTGAGACAAGAAGGGCTGGAGCCTGCCCTGGCCTGTTGCTGTTCATCATCCCTTGGCTTGTGAGCTAGAGCAGGGAGATGCTCCAAATGGTCGTGAGTGGCTCCTCGGCTGTGCTCGCCGCAGCAGAGCCAGGGAACGGTGTGCTGCCAGGAGTAAAAATAGGGCCGCTGCACTGCCCTAAAGCCAAGCGGCCGTGGCAGCCCCGGCAAGGCAGCAGAGCGGAGTCAGTGCTGGTCCAGGCCCGCGGTGCTTCCCGGTGCCTGGGAAACAGTTCCTGCTCTTCCGTGATTTATTGgcgttaaaaaaaatatttccactcAAATAACAGTAACGTCAGTGCCCCCCCGGCTCTCGCCAATCCAGGGCTGCCTTTTCCGGGCGCCTTGGCGCGTGCCGGCGGCTGAGCCGTGCTGCGAGCAGTGGTGACGCAGGCCTGGGGAGCGTGGGGAGGGCCGCAGCCGCCTCCTTCGCCCCAACCGGGCCTCCCTGGTGCCAGAAGGAAATCCTTGGTGCAGCTGCCTCGCCACCCACCGCGCTGCCCACCCCGGGCTCACCGCGGCCCCGGCCACCCCGAGCCAGCGGCCCTTCGCGGGTGCCAGCATGGAGCTTGGCCTGCTCATGGTGCTCACAAAGCCCCAGCTGCgggttttgagggttttttcccactttttcacattttttttactCTGGTTTGGTGGGAGGATCACagcctcgggggggggggggtgaagCTGCAGATCTAcgcccccccctgccccagcagcaccccacggctggggggggtccctgccgcagccgggccgggggccgggcaAGGTGCAGGGGCCGGCGCTGGGCCGAGCCGTGCTGAGCCGAGCTGAGCCGGCGCTGGCCCCGCCCGTCCGCCCCCGTCCCCGCCCGTCCCCGCCATGGCGGCGGCCTTCACCGCCCTGCGGGTCCTGCTCGGGCTCTTCTTCCTGCTGACGGGCGCCGCGAAGCTCTCGGACCAGCTCTCGGCCGACCTGCACCGGCACATGGTgagcgcggccgcggcggggaggggtggccggggctgggctgggctggctggggggtGCGGGACCGAGCCCCCGGGGTGCAGGGCCGGGCCCCTGGGGGGTGAGCgggctggggtgctggggcgCGGGGCTGAGCCCGTTGGGGCGCGGGGCTGAGCCCGTTGGGGCGTGGGGCTGAGCGGAGCCGACCCCGCTGGGggggctgtgccccccagccccgggctcAGCgctgctccgctcccctcccgcccTCCCCAGAAGTCGCAGTTCGTGCGGTTCGCCGAGGTCTTTCCCCTGAAGGAGTTCGGGTTCGCGCCGGAGCCGGGCCGGTACCTGGCGGCGGTGGGCTGGGTGGAGGTGGTGGCCGGGCTGCTGCTGGCGTTCGggccccagctcctgcaggagaTCAGCAACTTCGTCCTCAGCGTCGTCATGATCGGTGAGAGCGGGCGGGCGCCTGCCGCCCTGCGCGGGGTCTCGGGGGACGCTCCGGGAGGGGCCCCGGTTCCCACGCTCTGCTCCTCGCCCAGGTGCCATCTACACGCTGCTGGTGCTGCGGGAGCCCCTGGCCATGTGTGCCCCCGCCACGCTCTGCCTCggcctcctcctgctgctcaaCATCCGCGGGCACGCGGACCCCCCCAAGCCCAAGTTCGAGTGACCGGAGGCGGGAAGGACGGACGGCTCGGCCAGCAGGAAGCGATGCCCTTATGGTATTTTCGGGGACAGCATCGCATGCTGCAGGGTAACTTGtgtcctctcctgctgctgccgggGACCCTGGTGCCAGTTGTCCCGACGCTGCGGGACCCAGACTGGTGCTTTGGGACAGTGGCTGTGGCACCAGCGTGGCACCACCactgctccagcagctctgttgCTAAACTCACACAAGGTGTCCGGCTCTTCCCAGCGTTCAGCCAtgccgggctggggctggctctgctcttCTGGGGGCTTTCgtattttggaataaagcctcttgtttttcacattttgccTCCCCTGTTTATTTCTGCCTCCCACCCCACTGAGCCATCAGGGCTGAGGGGACATCCTGGGGCTGGAGGCCCTGGTCCCCTGGAGCAGTGCCTGGGGACAAGGACTGGGGAGAGGCGGGAGCTGGTGGCAGCTGGTGCGGAGGCAGACAGCCGTCAGGGAGAGCCCGT
This Gavia stellata isolate bGavSte3 chromosome 29, bGavSte3.hap2, whole genome shotgun sequence DNA region includes the following protein-coding sequences:
- the TMEM35B gene encoding transmembrane protein 35B isoform X1, with amino-acid sequence MAAAFTALRVLLGLFFLLTGAAKLSDQLSADLHRHMKSQFVRFAEVFPLKEFGFAPEPGRYLAAVGWVEVVAGLLLAFGPQLLQEISNFVLSVVMIGAIYTLLVLREPLAMCAPATLCLGLLLLLNIRGHADPPKPKFE
- the TMEM35B gene encoding transmembrane protein 35B isoform X2, whose product is MAAAFTALRVLLGLFFLLTGAAKLSDQLSADLHRHMSQFVRFAEVFPLKEFGFAPEPGRYLAAVGWVEVVAGLLLAFGPQLLQEISNFVLSVVMIGAIYTLLVLREPLAMCAPATLCLGLLLLLNIRGHADPPKPKFE